A genomic region of Phragmites australis chromosome 2, lpPhrAust1.1, whole genome shotgun sequence contains the following coding sequences:
- the LOC133908716 gene encoding casein kinase 1-like protein HD16 isoform X1 — MPVLRSAARRAREAQGSPAAAAEAEVAPALAPAPPPAETRRRATTRAVARAEEREREEIRPAEVAGGGGSSGSGEGEGEGEREMENPDSAARSADKPAADDEGSTPVPDMVQVGNSPKYRVDRKLGKGGFGQVYVGRRMSATSPGAVEVALKFEHRTSKGCNHGPPYEWAVYNTLGGIHGVPRVHYKGRQGEYYVMVMDMLGPSLWDVWNNSSHTMSVEMVACIAIEAISILEKMHSKGYVHGDVKPENFLLGTPGTPEEKKLFLVDLGLATKWKDSATGLHVDYDQRPDVFRGTVRYASVHAHLGRIGSRRDDLESLAYTLVFLLRGRLPWQGYQGENKGFLVCKKKMGTSPESLCCFCPQPFREFVEYVVNLKFDEEPNYAKCVSLFDSVVGPNPDIRPINTDGAQKLIHQVGQKRGRLLIEEEVDEQPKKKMRMGMPATQWISVYNARRAMKQRYHYNVADSRLVQHIEKGNEDGLFISCIASCSNLWALIMDAGTGFTSQVYELTPHFLHKEWIMEQWESNYYITALAGANNGSSLVVMSKGIAVKACTWPSCLSVEIFFLTTTNILVYPGTAYTQQSYKVSDTFPYKWINKKWRDGFYVTSMATAGSRWAVVMSRNAGFSDQVVELDFLYPSEGIHKRWDNGYRITATAATWDQAAFVLSEPRRRPTDETQETLRTSAFPSQHVKEKWSKNLYLASVCYGRTVS; from the exons ATGCCTGTGCTGCGTAGCGCGGCGCGAAGGGCCCGAGAGGCGCAGGGGagccccgcggcggcggcggaggcggaggtagcaccggcgctggcgccggcgccACCGCCAGCGGAGACGAGGCGGAGGGCGACGACGAGGGCGGTGGCGAGGGcggaggagagggagcgggaGGAGATCAGGCCCGCTGAGGTCGCGgggggcggcggcagcagcggcagcggcgagggcgagggcgaggggGAGCGTGAGATGGAGAACCCGGACAGCGCGGCGCGCAGCGCCGACAAGCCGGCCGCAGATGACGAGGGAAGCACTCCAGTCCCTGATATG GTCCAGGTGGGCAACTCACCAAAGTATAGAGTTGACAGAAAGCTTGGGAAAGGAGGATTTGGCCAAGTATATGTTGGCCGCCGCATGTCAGCTACCAGTCCAGGTGCCGTCGAG GTGGCATTGAAGTTTGAGCATAGGACCAGTAAAGGATGCAACCATGGCCCTCCTTATGAGTGGGCAGTTTACAA CACCCTCGGTGGCATTCATGGCGTTCCTCGAGTCCACTACAAAGGGCGCCAAGGGGAGTATTATGTTATG GTTATGGATATGCTAGGGCCCAGTTTGTGGGATGTCTGGAATAATAGCTCCCACAC AATGTCAGTTGAGATGGTTGCTTGTATTGCTATTGAAGCTATCTCCATACTTGAGAAAATGCATTCAAAAGG GTATGTTCATGGGGATGTGAAACCAGAGAATTTCTTGCTTGGGACTCCTGGAACGCCTGAAGAAAAGAAACTCTTCCTTGTCGATCTTGGCTTAG CTACGAAGTGGAAGGATAGTGCAACAGGACTCCATGTTGATTATGATCAGCGACCAGATGTTTTCAG GGGAACAGTTCGCTATGCTAGTGTTCATGCACATCTTGGGAGAATAGGTAGTAGGAGGGATGATTTAGAATCTTTAGCATATACACTAGTCTTTCTTCTACGGGGGCGTCTACCTTGGCAAGGTTATCAG GGAGAAAACAAAGGTTTCCTTGTCTGCAAGAAGAAAATGGGCACCTCTCCAGAATCTCTCTGTTGCTTTTGCCCACAACCCTTCAGGGAGTTTGTTGAGTATGTGGTCAACTTGAAGTTTGACGAAGAACCCAACTATGCAAAGTGTGTATCGCTTTTTGATAGTGTAGTGGGCCCAAATCCAGATATCAGGCCAATTAACACTGATGGTGCTCAGAAG CTTATACATCAAGTTGGCCAGAAGAGAGGCCGCTTATTGATAGAGGAAGAGGTAGATGAACAaccaaagaagaagatgaggatgGGAATGCCTGCAACACAGTGGATAAGTGTTTATAATGCCAGGCGGGCTATGAAACAAAG GTATCACTACAATGTTGCAGATTCAAGgcttgtgcaacacattgagAAAGGGAATGAAGATGGCCTGTTTATCAGTTGCATAGCATCCTGTTCAAATCTCTGGGCACTAATCATGGATGCTGGCACTGGGTTCACTTCCCAAGTTTATGAGCTTACACCACATTTTCTTCACAAA GAATGGATAATGGAGCAATGGGAGAGTAACTACTATATAACTGCACTTGCTGGAGCAAACAATGGAAGTTCCCTGGTAGTGATGTCTAAAGGTATAGCAGTTAAAGCTTGCACTTGGCCTTCCTGTCTTAGTGTAGAAATATTCTTTTTGACTACTACGAATATTCTTGTCTATCCAGGAACAGCGTATACACAGCAGTCCTACAAAGTAAGTGATACTTTCCCATACAAATGGATAAACAAGAAATGGCGAGATGGTTTCTATGTAACTTCCATGGCAACTGCTGGAAGTAGATGGGCAGTTGTTATGTCTCGTAACGCAGGGTTTTCTGATCAG GTTGTTGAACTGGACTTCTTGTATCCCAGCGAGGGAATTCATAAGAGGTGGGACAATGGTTACCGGATAACCGCAACTGCTGCGACTTGGGATCAGGCTGCATTCGTTTTAAGTGAGCCAAGGAGAAGGCCTACAGATGAAACCCAAGAGACACTGAGGACATCTGCTTTCCCTAGTCAACATGTGAAG GAGAAATGGTCCAAGAATCTCTACCTAGCATCAGTATGCTATGGGCGTACTGTATCCTAG
- the LOC133908716 gene encoding casein kinase 1-like protein HD16 isoform X2: MPVLRSAARRAREAQGSPAAAAEAEVAPALAPAPPPAETRRRATTRAVARAEEREREEIRPAEVAGGGGSSGSGEGEGEGEREMENPDSAARSADKPAADDEGSTPVPDMVQVGNSPKYRVDRKLGKGGFGQVYVGRRMSATSPGAVEVALKFEHRTSKGCNHGPPYEWAVYNTLGGIHGVPRVHYKGRQGEYYVMVMDMLGPSLWDVWNNSSHTMSVEMVACIAIEAISILEKMHSKGYVHGDVKPENFLLGTPGTPEEKKLFLVDLGLATKWKDSATGLHVDYDQRPDVFRGTVRYASVHAHLGRIGSRRDDLESLAYTLVFLLRGRLPWQGYQGENKGFLVCKKKMGTSPESLCCFCPQPFREFVEYVVNLKFDEEPNYAKCVSLFDSVVGPNPDIRPINTDGAQKLIHQVGQKRGRLLIEEEVDEQPKKKMRMGMPATQWISVYNARRAMKQRYHYNVADSRLVQHIEKGNEDGLFISCIASCSNLWALIMDAGTGFTSQVYELTPHFLHKEWIMEQWESNYYITALAGANNGSSLVVMSKGTAYTQQSYKVSDTFPYKWINKKWRDGFYVTSMATAGSRWAVVMSRNAGFSDQVVELDFLYPSEGIHKRWDNGYRITATAATWDQAAFVLSEPRRRPTDETQETLRTSAFPSQHVKEKWSKNLYLASVCYGRTVS, from the exons ATGCCTGTGCTGCGTAGCGCGGCGCGAAGGGCCCGAGAGGCGCAGGGGagccccgcggcggcggcggaggcggaggtagcaccggcgctggcgccggcgccACCGCCAGCGGAGACGAGGCGGAGGGCGACGACGAGGGCGGTGGCGAGGGcggaggagagggagcgggaGGAGATCAGGCCCGCTGAGGTCGCGgggggcggcggcagcagcggcagcggcgagggcgagggcgaggggGAGCGTGAGATGGAGAACCCGGACAGCGCGGCGCGCAGCGCCGACAAGCCGGCCGCAGATGACGAGGGAAGCACTCCAGTCCCTGATATG GTCCAGGTGGGCAACTCACCAAAGTATAGAGTTGACAGAAAGCTTGGGAAAGGAGGATTTGGCCAAGTATATGTTGGCCGCCGCATGTCAGCTACCAGTCCAGGTGCCGTCGAG GTGGCATTGAAGTTTGAGCATAGGACCAGTAAAGGATGCAACCATGGCCCTCCTTATGAGTGGGCAGTTTACAA CACCCTCGGTGGCATTCATGGCGTTCCTCGAGTCCACTACAAAGGGCGCCAAGGGGAGTATTATGTTATG GTTATGGATATGCTAGGGCCCAGTTTGTGGGATGTCTGGAATAATAGCTCCCACAC AATGTCAGTTGAGATGGTTGCTTGTATTGCTATTGAAGCTATCTCCATACTTGAGAAAATGCATTCAAAAGG GTATGTTCATGGGGATGTGAAACCAGAGAATTTCTTGCTTGGGACTCCTGGAACGCCTGAAGAAAAGAAACTCTTCCTTGTCGATCTTGGCTTAG CTACGAAGTGGAAGGATAGTGCAACAGGACTCCATGTTGATTATGATCAGCGACCAGATGTTTTCAG GGGAACAGTTCGCTATGCTAGTGTTCATGCACATCTTGGGAGAATAGGTAGTAGGAGGGATGATTTAGAATCTTTAGCATATACACTAGTCTTTCTTCTACGGGGGCGTCTACCTTGGCAAGGTTATCAG GGAGAAAACAAAGGTTTCCTTGTCTGCAAGAAGAAAATGGGCACCTCTCCAGAATCTCTCTGTTGCTTTTGCCCACAACCCTTCAGGGAGTTTGTTGAGTATGTGGTCAACTTGAAGTTTGACGAAGAACCCAACTATGCAAAGTGTGTATCGCTTTTTGATAGTGTAGTGGGCCCAAATCCAGATATCAGGCCAATTAACACTGATGGTGCTCAGAAG CTTATACATCAAGTTGGCCAGAAGAGAGGCCGCTTATTGATAGAGGAAGAGGTAGATGAACAaccaaagaagaagatgaggatgGGAATGCCTGCAACACAGTGGATAAGTGTTTATAATGCCAGGCGGGCTATGAAACAAAG GTATCACTACAATGTTGCAGATTCAAGgcttgtgcaacacattgagAAAGGGAATGAAGATGGCCTGTTTATCAGTTGCATAGCATCCTGTTCAAATCTCTGGGCACTAATCATGGATGCTGGCACTGGGTTCACTTCCCAAGTTTATGAGCTTACACCACATTTTCTTCACAAA GAATGGATAATGGAGCAATGGGAGAGTAACTACTATATAACTGCACTTGCTGGAGCAAACAATGGAAGTTCCCTGGTAGTGATGTCTAAAG GAACAGCGTATACACAGCAGTCCTACAAAGTAAGTGATACTTTCCCATACAAATGGATAAACAAGAAATGGCGAGATGGTTTCTATGTAACTTCCATGGCAACTGCTGGAAGTAGATGGGCAGTTGTTATGTCTCGTAACGCAGGGTTTTCTGATCAG GTTGTTGAACTGGACTTCTTGTATCCCAGCGAGGGAATTCATAAGAGGTGGGACAATGGTTACCGGATAACCGCAACTGCTGCGACTTGGGATCAGGCTGCATTCGTTTTAAGTGAGCCAAGGAGAAGGCCTACAGATGAAACCCAAGAGACACTGAGGACATCTGCTTTCCCTAGTCAACATGTGAAG GAGAAATGGTCCAAGAATCTCTACCTAGCATCAGTATGCTATGGGCGTACTGTATCCTAG
- the LOC133908717 gene encoding golgin-84-like: MASWLKAAEDLLEVVDRRAKIVATEMSDEQSTSQPSGSNSQEVQAKKGKTREKGSLKLTTTDGSNRTVAQKERKSRQPPRERMKIEKIRPSPSADSSSVDASASEPEVASTEVKEVNNEEALEKGDNATASPKTEGGVAVIDTAVKVQRIEKNSEDTTPGVDGVAHSGNLEIAVESSLVSDEKNEPGSINQTAEIVPVVNLEEKDSVVSVIQERNASELPNTGATGKLHESKKENFSDSPESTENQQGQKTDSVSVKEQDPLEEAQGLLKSAVKTGQSKEARLARICAGLSSRLQEYKSENAQLEELLVQEREKSSSYEAHIKQLQQELSMSRVEGSRAESNMVDALTAKNSEIESLVKSLDSWKKKTAAAEEKLAYLEEDMDGLKRNRELTETRVIQALREELATTERRAEEERVAHNATKMAAVEREVELEHRAVEASNALARIQRAADQSSSRALELEHKVAVLEVECGSLQQELQEMEARNHRAQKKPSEEANQVFQMQAWQEEVERAHQSQREAESKISSLEAELQKMRVEMAGMRRDAEHYSRQEHVELEKRYRELTDLLYHKQTQLESMASEKAALEFQLEKSMRQFHEVQVEAERSRASRRSASSWEEDADIKALEPLPLHHRHMTTANQQLQKAAKLLDSGAVRATRFLWRHPVARVSLLFYQVFVHLFLMHLLHRLQDFAWRELPNANLP; encoded by the exons ATGGCCTCCTGGCTCAAGGCCGCCGAAG ACTTGCTAGAGGTCGTCGACCGGAGGGCCAAGATCGTGGCTACCGAGATGTCGGATGAGCAGTCTACCTCTCAGCCTTCAG GGTCGAATAGCCAAGAAGTGCAAGCAAAGAAGGGAAAGACGAGGGAGAAG GGTTCATTGAAGCTCACTACCACGGATGGCAGTAACAGGACAGTGGCTCAGAAAGAAAGGAAGAGTAGGCAACCGCCGCGGGAACGAATGAAGATTGAGAAGATCAGGCCTTCGCCGTCTGCAGATTCGTCAAGTGTTGATGCTAGTGCTAGTGAACCCGAAGTTGCTTCAACTGAAGTCAAGGAAGTGAATAACGAGGAAGCATTGGAGAAGGGAGATAACGCTACCGCCAGTCCTAAGACTGAGGGAGGTGTGGCGGTAATTGATACTGCAGTCAAAGTCCAGCGGATAGAGAAAAACTCTGAGGACACAACCCCTGGCGTGGATGGTGTTGCACACTCTGGAAACTTAGAGATTGCTGTCGAAAGTTCTTTGGTTTCAGATGAGAAAAACGAGCCAGGCAGCATTAACCAGACTGCTGAGATTGTTCCAGTGGTTAATTTGGAGGAGAAAGACTCGGTTGTGTCTGTTATCCAGGAGAGGAATGCATCTGAATTACCCAACACAGGGGCTACTGGCAAACTGCATGAATCAAAGAAAGAGAACTTTTCAGATTCACCAGAAAGTACAGAGAATCAGCAGGGACAGAAAACTGATTCAGTTTCTGTGAAAGAACAAGACCCACTTGAGGAG GCTCAGGGATTGTTAAAAAGCGCTGTCAAAACTGGCCAGTCAAAAGAAGCTAGGTTAGCTCGG ATTTGTGCTGGACTCTCATCCCGCCTCCAAGAATATAAATCTGAAAATGCACAGCTGGAGGAACTTCTCGTTCAAGAG AGAGAGAAATCTAGCTCGTATGAAGCTCATATAAAGCAACTACAGCAAGAACTATCAATGTCCAGAGTAGAAGGTTCACGAGCTGAATCTAATATGGTTGATGCTCTGACTGCAAAAAACAGCGAGATTGAATCTCTAGTTAAATCATTGGACTCTTGGAAGAAGAAAACGGCAGCTGCAGAAGAAAAGCTTGCATATTTAGAG GAAGACATGGATGGTCTCAAGAGGAACCGAGAACTTACTGAAACCAGGGTCATCCAG GCTTTGCGCGAGGAACTTGCTACCACAGAGCGTAGAGCTGAAGAGGAGCGTGTTGCACATAATGCCACAAAGATG GCAGCTGTTGAGAGAGAAGTAGAATTAGAGCATCGGGCTGTCGAGGCATCAAATGCTCTTGCTAGAATCCAG AGAGCTGCTGATCAAAGCTCATCTAGAGCATTGGAATTGGAGCACAAGGTGGCCGTGCTCGAG GTTGAATGTGGATCACTACAACAAGAACTGCAGGAGATGGAAGCTCGTAATCACCGTGCACAGAAGAAGCCTTCCGAAGAAGCTAATCAAGTTTTTCAG ATGCAGGCTTGGCAGGAAGAAGTTGAGCGTGCACACCAAAGCCAAAGAGAGGCAGAATCaaagatatcatccttggag GCTGAGTTACAGAAAATGAGAGTTGAAATGGCTGGAATGAGAAGAGATGCAGAGCATTATTCTAGACAG GAGCATGTTGAGCTAGAGAAGAGATACCGTGAGCTAACTGACTTGTTG TACCACAAGCAAACACAATTAGAATCCATGGCTAGTGAAAAAGCTGCACTAGAGTTCCAACTGGAGAAATCAATGAGACAATTTCATGAAGTGCAG GTTGAAGCAGAAAGGAGTAGAGCTTCTCGCAGATCAGCATCATCGTGGGAAGAAGATGCTGATATCAAGGCATTGGA GcctcttcctctacatcatcgacACATGACAACAGCAAACCAGCAG TTACAAAAGGCTGCGAAGCTTCTAGATTCAGGAGCTGTCCGCGCAACTAGATTTTTGTGGCGACATCCTGTTGCTCGAGTCAGCCTGCTATTCTAT CAGGTGTTTGTGCATTTGTTCTTGATGCACTTGTTGCACCGCCTTCAG GACTTCGCGTGGAGGGAGCTGCCCAACGCCAACCTGCCATAG